Below is a genomic region from Caulobacter rhizosphaerae.
CCCGCGCCGCACCGACACCGCCGAGGGCGCCGACCTGCACCTGGCCATCGCGCCACAGAGCGACGTGCGGCTATGGAACGGCCTGCTGGCCCACCTGATCCGCATCGACGCCGTCGACCGCGACTACATCGCCGCCCACGTCGACGGCTTCGACGCGGTCGAGGCGACGCTCGCGGAGCTCGACCAGTCGCCGGCCGCCGTCGCCGCCGACTGCGGTTTAGCGCTCGACGATTTGCTGAGCTTCTACAAGCTGTTCGCGGACAATCCCAAGACAGTCAGCCTGTTCTCGATGGGAGCCAACCAGTCGGCCCAGGGCACCGCCAAGGGCCTGTCGATCCTCAACGTCCACCTGGCGACCGGCCGGATCGGCAAGCCCGGCAGCTGTCCGTTCTCGATCACCGGCCAGCCCAACGCCATGGGCGGGCGCGAGACCGGCGGCATGGCCAACACCCTGGCCGGCCACATGGACTTCGCCCCGGCCGACCGCGACCGCGTGGCCCGCTTCTGGGGCGCGCCCGACACCGCCCGGGCCCCGGGGCTGAAGGCCGTCGACATGTTCGAGGCCATCCACGCCGGCAAGATCAAGGCCGTGTGGGTGATGGCCACCAATCCCGCCGTCAGCCTGCCCGACGCCGGCCGGGTCCGCGAGGCGCTGGACCGCTGTCCGTTCGTGGTGGTGTCCGACTGCGTCGAGACCGACACCACGGCCTTCGCCGACGTCAAGCTGCCGGCCCTGGCTTGGGGCGAGAAGGACGGCACGGTCACCAATTCCGAGCGCCGAATCTCGCGCCAACGGGCGCTGTTCCCCGCGCCGGGCCAGGCCCGCGCCGACTGGCGGATCGTGGCCGACGTCGCCAAGGCCATGGGCTTCGACGGCTTCGGCTGGTCCTCCCAGGCCAGCGTGTTTCGCGAATGGGCCCGCCTGACCGCCTATGAGAATACCGGCGAGGAGACCGGCCGCGTCCTGAACCTGGCGGGGCTTTCGACTTTGACGCCAGAGACTTACGACCAACTCCTGCCGATCCAATGGCCGGTCCGGGCGGATGGCCGGGGGACGCCCCGCCTGTTCACCGACGGCCGCTTCCAAACCCCCGACGGCCGCGCCCGGATGGTCCCCGTCCGGCCCAAGGGTCCCGCGGACGCCATGGACGCGGCCTATCCGCTGTCGCTGAACACCGGCCGCATCCGCGACCAGTGGCACACCATGACCCGCACCGGCCTGGCCCCGGACCTGTGTCGCCACGCCCCCGAGCCGTTCGTCGAGGTCCACCCGGCCGACGCCGAGGCCCTGGGCGTCCAGGACGGCGCCCTGGCCCGAGTGATCACGGTGCGCGGCGAGGCCGTGGCCCTGGCCAAGGTCACCGAGCGCCAGCGGCCGGGCGGCCTGTTCATGCCGATGCACTGGACGGACGCCTTCGCGCCGTCCGGCCGCTCCAATCACCTGATCGCGCCCAACCTCGACCCCACCTCCGGCCAGCCGGAGTTCAAACACACCCCCGCCCGGCTCCGCCCCTATCGCGAGACCTGGAAGGGCTTTTTCCTCACGCGGGACAGCCTCGCCCTTCCGTCGGGTCTGGACCTCGTCTGGCGGCGCATTCCCCAGGACGCCTGCCAGCAACACGAGTTCGCCGGCCGGGGCGACGAAGTCGAGCGCGCCGCCCTGCGCAAGGGGCTCGTCAAGGGTCTCGTCGGCGAACTCGTGACCTATGAGGACGTCGCCACCGGCGCGCGGCGCGACGCCTGGCTACGCGACGGCCGGCTGGTGGCGGTCCTGTACATCACCATCAACGGCCGCCTGCCGCCGCGCGACTGGCTGGCCGAGCTGTTCGCCGAGTCCGAGCTGAGCCAGGACGCCCGCTCGGCCCTGCTGTTCGGCCGTCCGCCCGGCGCGCCGGTCGACAAGGGGCCGCTGGTCTGCGCCTGCCTGAAGGTCGGCGCCAGGGCGGTGCAGGCCGCCATCGTCGCCGGAGCCGCCAGCCCCGACGCGGTCGGCGCCGCCACAGGGGCGGGGACCAACTGCGGGTCCTGCCGTCCCGAGATCGCCCGGATGATCGCCGCGACCGCCGCCGTTCCCGCCAAGGAGCCAGCCCATGTCTGACGCCGCCCAAGTCCTGCTCGTCGGGGCCGGTCCCGGTCCGGTCGACCTGATGACCCTGCGGGCCGTGCGCGCGGTGGAGAGCGCCCAGGCGCTGCTCTACGACGCCCTGATCAGCGACGAGGCCATCGCCCTGGCCCCGGCCGGCTGCGTGCGCATCCAGACCGGCAAGCGGGCCGGCAAGCCCAGCATGCACCAGGACGAGATCAACCGCCTGATGCTGCGCCTGGCGCGCAAGGGCCTGCGCGTCGTGCGGCTGAAGGGCGGCGACCCCTCGGTGTTCGGCCGGGTGGGCGAGGAGTCGGCCTTCCTGCGCGAGCACGGCGTGTCTGTCGAGGTGGTGCCTGGCGTCACCGCCGCCTGCGCCGCCGCCGCCCAGTTCGGCTTTCCCCTGACCCATCGCGGCGAGGCCCGGCGCGTGGTGTTCACCACCGCGCGGCTGGAGGCCGGGACGCTCAGCGGCGACTGGAGCGCGGCCGGCGATCCGCAGGCGACCCTGGCGGTCTATATGGGCGGCGAGGTGGCCCAGGCCCTGTGCGCGCGGATGATCGCCGCCGGCCGCGCGCCCGGCACCCCGGCCGTGGCCATCGAGCAGGCGGGCGGGGCCAACGCCAGGATCTTCCACGGTACGCTGGAGACTCTGCCCGAACGCCTGGACAGCCACGGTGGCCCGGTGGTCATCGTCGTCGGCGAGGTGGCCGCCCAGGCCCAGGCTGTCGATACGGACCAGGACGCGCTGCTGGCGCGGACGGCCTAGCGAGCCGGGGACGCGCCCTTGCGGCGTGTCCCCACCAAGTCCGGCGCTAAATGGGACACGCTGCAAGGGAGCGTCCCCGCCGGGCTTGACGGATCTCCCCTTTCGGCCCGCCCATGGGGCATGGGGAACGCAACACCGAGTCGAAACCCGATCACCCGCGCCCTGGCCACGGCGCCGCCCTGGGCCTTCGCCGTCTACGGCGGGCTGGCGGCCTTCGCGGCCTATTTCTCGATGTTCGCCTATCGCAAGCCGTTCACGGCCGCCCATTACGACCACATGGCCGGCTGGCCGCTCGCCATCGACTTCAAGGTGGCCCTGGTGATCGCCCAGGTCGCCGGCTACGCCGTGTCGAAGATCATCGGCATCAAGGTGATCTCCGAGATGCGGCCCGAGCGGCGCTGGCTGGCCATCCTGGTCCTGATCGGCGGGGCCGAGCTGTCGCTGCTGGGCCTGAGCCTGGGACCGGCGGTCGCCGGTCCGCCGGCCCTGTTCGTCAACGGCCTGTGCCTGGGCATGATCTGGGGGCTGGTGTTCGGCTTCGTCGAGGGGCGGCGGCTGTCGGAGGTGCTGGGGGCCATGCTGTGCGCCAGCTTCATCCTGGCCTCGGGCGTGGTGAAGTCGGTGGGCAAGGGCCTGCTGCTGCAGGGCGTCGACGAGCGCTGGATGCCGGCCCTGACCGGCCTGATGTTCACGCCGCTGCTGCTGCTGGCCGTGGCGGCCCTGACCCAGCTGCCGCCGCCGTCGCCGGCCGACGAGGCCGCCCGGGTACGTCGCGCGCCCATGAACGCCAGGGCCCGCGCCGCCATGTTCGCGGCCCACGCTCCGGCCCTGGTGCTGCTGGTGGGGGTCTATGTCGTCCTGACGGCCCTGCGGGACTTCCGCGACAACTTCGCCGCCGAGATCTGGGCCGAGTTGGGCTTCAAGAATGCCGCGGCGATCTTCTCGCTGTCCGAGATCCCGGTCGCGGCCATCGTCCTGGTCGGGCTGGGCGTGCTGAGCCTGGTGCGCGACAACCGCCGGGCGGTCGGCTTCAACTTCGCCTTCGTGGCCCTGGGCTTCGCCCTGCTGGGCGCCGCCACCCTGGCCCGGCAGGTCGGCCTGCTGGGGCCCGTGGCCTGGATGATCGCCACCGGCGCGGGGATCTACATGGCCTACACCCCGTTCAATGGCATGCTGTTCGACCGGCTGATCGCCGCCACGGGCCAGGTGGGGACGGCGGGGTTCCTGATCTATGTCGCCGATTCCTGCGGCTATGTCGGCAGCGTCTCCCTGCTGCTGGCCCGCTATTTCGCCAAGCTGGAGCTGGCCTGGAGCGGCTTCCTGGCCGGGGCGGCCTATGCGACCTCGGTCATCGGGGTGGCCGGGGTGGGGCTGGCGTGGATGCTGCTCAGATTGCCCAGAACCAGGGCTTAGCCGCCCAGCATCGCCTCCAGCGCCAGGACGGTCGTCCACGGCCGGCCGGTGATCCGCGTTCCCAGGGTCTTCTCGACCAGGCCGTTGGTCAGCTTCGAGCCGCCGATCCCGTTCGGATAGGTCGCGTAGAGCTGGCGGCTTTCGGCCCGCACCTGCTCGCGGCCGCGGATCGCCGTGCGCAAGGCGCCGACGGCCTTCTTGTCCGGGGCGTCCTTCAGGAACAGGGTCATCAGCCAGCCGGGATCCTGGGCGGCGAATTCGGGGAACGGATTGGCGGCGACCAGGGCCCGCCAGGCGTCGGCGGTGCGCACATAGACATCGGTCCGCAGGGCGAACCGCTCCATCAGGGCGGTCTCGATCTGGGTCTGCAGCTCGGCGCCCGTCTGCTCGCCGCTGGCGAACACCAGGTCGCCGACCTTGGGGCCGGCGCGGACGTCGGCATGGCCCAGGTCGGTCAGCAGGGCGATCAGCTCGTCGGCCGTGACCAGGCGGTTTCCAGCGGCGTTGACGCCGCGCAGCAGGGCGATGTGGACGGTCATGGTCGAGGCCTTTCGAACGAGGCGGTTGTCTAGACCTTCGTCCTGACTTCGTCAGGATGGAGGTCTAGGTTTTTGTTTTCGCGCATTTTCTTCACGCGAACCGGAGGCCACTTCGCTTGAAAATGCTCTAGACCTTCGCGACCGCGCCGTCCCGCCTCGATTTAGGCGTTCAGGGCCGCGAAGCCGCGTTCCAGGTCGGCGATCAGGTC
It encodes:
- a CDS encoding nitrate reductase, which translates into the protein MADGSAAALVKTTCPYCGVGCGVSGAVGQAPSSDGRALSVAGDAAHPANLGRLCSKGTALGATVGLQGRLLEPTVNGKTASWADATALVAKRFRDTIARHGPDSVAFYVSGQILTEDYYVANKLMKGFIGSGNIDTNSRLCMASAVAAHKQAFGADLVPGCYEDLDLADLVVFSGHNAAWTHPVLFRRMEAAKARGQKHVVIDPRRTDTAEGADLHLAIAPQSDVRLWNGLLAHLIRIDAVDRDYIAAHVDGFDAVEATLAELDQSPAAVAADCGLALDDLLSFYKLFADNPKTVSLFSMGANQSAQGTAKGLSILNVHLATGRIGKPGSCPFSITGQPNAMGGRETGGMANTLAGHMDFAPADRDRVARFWGAPDTARAPGLKAVDMFEAIHAGKIKAVWVMATNPAVSLPDAGRVREALDRCPFVVVSDCVETDTTAFADVKLPALAWGEKDGTVTNSERRISRQRALFPAPGQARADWRIVADVAKAMGFDGFGWSSQASVFREWARLTAYENTGEETGRVLNLAGLSTLTPETYDQLLPIQWPVRADGRGTPRLFTDGRFQTPDGRARMVPVRPKGPADAMDAAYPLSLNTGRIRDQWHTMTRTGLAPDLCRHAPEPFVEVHPADAEALGVQDGALARVITVRGEAVALAKVTERQRPGGLFMPMHWTDAFAPSGRSNHLIAPNLDPTSGQPEFKHTPARLRPYRETWKGFFLTRDSLALPSGLDLVWRRIPQDACQQHEFAGRGDEVERAALRKGLVKGLVGELVTYEDVATGARRDAWLRDGRLVAVLYITINGRLPPRDWLAELFAESELSQDARSALLFGRPPGAPVDKGPLVCACLKVGARAVQAAIVAGAASPDAVGAATGAGTNCGSCRPEIARMIAATAAVPAKEPAHV
- the cobA gene encoding uroporphyrinogen-III C-methyltransferase, with the protein product MSDAAQVLLVGAGPGPVDLMTLRAVRAVESAQALLYDALISDEAIALAPAGCVRIQTGKRAGKPSMHQDEINRLMLRLARKGLRVVRLKGGDPSVFGRVGEESAFLREHGVSVEVVPGVTAACAAAAQFGFPLTHRGEARRVVFTTARLEAGTLSGDWSAAGDPQATLAVYMGGEVAQALCARMIAAGRAPGTPAVAIEQAGGANARIFHGTLETLPERLDSHGGPVVIVVGEVAAQAQAVDTDQDALLARTA
- a CDS encoding DUF5690 family protein — translated: MGNATPSRNPITRALATAPPWAFAVYGGLAAFAAYFSMFAYRKPFTAAHYDHMAGWPLAIDFKVALVIAQVAGYAVSKIIGIKVISEMRPERRWLAILVLIGGAELSLLGLSLGPAVAGPPALFVNGLCLGMIWGLVFGFVEGRRLSEVLGAMLCASFILASGVVKSVGKGLLLQGVDERWMPALTGLMFTPLLLLAVAALTQLPPPSPADEAARVRRAPMNARARAAMFAAHAPALVLLVGVYVVLTALRDFRDNFAAEIWAELGFKNAAAIFSLSEIPVAAIVLVGLGVLSLVRDNRRAVGFNFAFVALGFALLGAATLARQVGLLGPVAWMIATGAGIYMAYTPFNGMLFDRLIAATGQVGTAGFLIYVADSCGYVGSVSLLLARYFAKLELAWSGFLAGAAYATSVIGVAGVGLAWMLLRLPRTRA
- a CDS encoding DUF1697 domain-containing protein, which translates into the protein MTVHIALLRGVNAAGNRLVTADELIALLTDLGHADVRAGPKVGDLVFASGEQTGAELQTQIETALMERFALRTDVYVRTADAWRALVAANPFPEFAAQDPGWLMTLFLKDAPDKKAVGALRTAIRGREQVRAESRQLYATYPNGIGGSKLTNGLVEKTLGTRITGRPWTTVLALEAMLGG